Proteins encoded by one window of Teretinema zuelzerae:
- a CDS encoding HAD family hydrolase: protein MAANDRILLVCDIDGTLYYPEHGNPGLEEFSAWLEAHRGRVVFAVNSGRSLDEIAMVAECGPLPRPDWIISDMGTAISRGFTPDTAEDEWASLMARDWGRDEIRDLLSSVPGLREQEAWHQHPAKLSYYLDDDSPAVLERVASICSGWNASSGLSCKISSCLGIYLDILPSWGGKGSPVLWLGEKLGIPETAFVVAGDAGNDRDMMERGWKTILVANHSEELADLSSLPGVYLSVSPSAAGVLEYLRKEVP from the coding sequence ATGGCTGCGAACGACAGAATCCTGCTGGTTTGCGATATCGACGGAACTCTTTATTATCCGGAACACGGCAATCCGGGGCTTGAGGAATTTTCCGCCTGGCTGGAAGCGCATCGCGGCCGGGTCGTATTCGCCGTGAATTCCGGACGCAGCCTCGATGAGATCGCGATGGTCGCCGAATGCGGGCCTCTGCCCCGCCCCGACTGGATCATCTCCGACATGGGCACCGCTATCTCGCGGGGATTCACCCCCGACACCGCCGAGGACGAGTGGGCTTCTCTCATGGCCCGCGACTGGGGCCGCGACGAAATCCGCGATCTGCTGAGCTCTGTTCCCGGACTTCGCGAACAGGAAGCCTGGCACCAGCATCCGGCGAAGCTTTCGTATTATCTGGATGATGATTCGCCGGCGGTCCTTGAGCGCGTCGCTTCGATCTGTTCCGGATGGAACGCCTCCTCCGGCCTTTCCTGCAAAATCTCGTCCTGCCTGGGAATCTATCTGGACATCCTGCCCTCCTGGGGAGGCAAGGGCTCTCCCGTGCTCTGGCTCGGCGAAAAGCTCGGAATCCCCGAGACCGCCTTCGTGGTGGCCGGCGACGCCGGAAACGACAGGGACATGATGGAACGAGGATGGAAGACGATTCTCGTCGCCAATCATTCAGAAGAGCTTGCGGATCTCTCATCTCTGCCGGGAGTCTATCTGTCGGTTTCTCCTTCCGCGGCCGGGGTCCTCGAATATCTGCGGAAAGAAGTCCCCTAA
- a CDS encoding DUF3820 family protein, translating into MSDSPDAEAEILIELANAKMPFGKYAGRYLVDLPETYVLWFKGKGYPPGKLGDQLRMIEDIHTNGLEYLLRPLRRGGY; encoded by the coding sequence ATGTCTGATTCTCCGGACGCGGAAGCGGAAATTCTCATCGAACTCGCGAACGCGAAGATGCCCTTCGGCAAGTATGCCGGACGGTATCTGGTGGATCTGCCTGAAACCTATGTGCTGTGGTTCAAGGGGAAGGGCTATCCGCCGGGAAAGCTGGGAGACCAGCTTCGGATGATCGAAGATATTCACACCAACGGGCTGGAATATCTGTTGCGCCCTCTCAGGCGCGGAGGATACTGA
- a CDS encoding TRAP transporter permease has product MTEKERHASKTIEDISDSIIPTSNEEDIQEFMKQYDPGSAYREHQCWKRYISVMISLAFCGFQLYATLSGAVTAQVLRATHLAFVMLLGFILYPASRKMPLNTLPLYDVFLGIAGFSAWMYIVINFDTLVRRTGAYLPLDIAVGVVGILILFEACRRVAGLPIMLIAGTFIVYAFAGPWLPGFFNHRGYSFERVVTHLFYNTEGIMGTPIGACASFIFLFIMFGAFLEKTGIGQFFIDICNAIAGGASGGPAKVAVLTSALEGTVSGSSVSNTVGSGSFTIPMMKQLGYKGEFAAAVEAAASTGGQIMPPIMGAAAFLMAESLGIPYLTVAKAAVIPAILYFSGIFIMVHLEAKKLGLKGMSKDQIPRFLPLFLAKGYLMLPLGVIIYFLIEGKTATFSALMGILACAILGVAASVIDIIRGDQPRMNVKDFVEIMITAARNIIGVAVACGMAGIIIGIVTLTGIGLKLGAGLIAVSHGIPIITLFLTMVSSIVLGMGAPTTANYLITSTITAGAIVGLGFEPLAAHMFAFYFGIIADITPPVALAAIAGSAIAKSKPMATAVQATKLAIAAFIIPYMFVFNPEMLLINTTMSNVILIIGTSLIGMFGVGAGLEGYIRRPCRVWERFFLVGAGLLLIMPGLTTDIIGFAVIALMVGLQYVPALDPAKRARHV; this is encoded by the coding sequence ATGACCGAAAAAGAGAGGCATGCGAGCAAGACTATAGAAGACATCAGCGACTCCATAATTCCGACCTCCAACGAGGAGGACATCCAGGAGTTCATGAAGCAGTACGATCCGGGGTCGGCCTATCGCGAGCATCAGTGCTGGAAACGGTACATCTCGGTCATGATTTCTCTCGCGTTTTGCGGGTTTCAGCTGTATGCGACCCTTTCCGGGGCGGTAACCGCCCAGGTGCTCCGCGCGACCCATCTCGCCTTCGTCATGCTTCTCGGCTTCATCCTGTATCCGGCTTCCCGGAAAATGCCCCTGAACACGCTTCCCCTCTACGACGTATTTCTCGGCATCGCCGGTTTTTCGGCCTGGATGTACATTGTAATCAACTTCGACACTCTCGTTCGGCGCACCGGCGCCTATCTTCCGCTCGACATCGCGGTGGGCGTAGTCGGCATTCTGATTTTGTTCGAGGCTTGCCGGCGCGTGGCGGGCCTTCCCATCATGCTCATCGCGGGAACCTTTATCGTATACGCCTTCGCCGGCCCCTGGCTGCCGGGCTTTTTCAACCACCGCGGCTACAGCTTCGAGCGCGTGGTCACCCATCTTTTTTACAACACTGAAGGAATCATGGGCACTCCGATAGGAGCCTGCGCGTCCTTCATTTTCCTGTTCATCATGTTCGGAGCCTTTTTGGAAAAAACGGGCATCGGGCAGTTCTTTATCGACATTTGCAACGCGATCGCCGGCGGCGCTTCCGGAGGACCGGCCAAGGTTGCGGTTCTGACCAGCGCCCTCGAGGGCACCGTATCCGGAAGTTCTGTTTCCAACACGGTAGGCTCCGGCAGCTTTACCATCCCGATGATGAAGCAGCTCGGCTACAAGGGGGAGTTCGCCGCTGCCGTGGAAGCCGCGGCTTCGACCGGAGGCCAGATCATGCCGCCGATCATGGGCGCTGCCGCCTTTTTGATGGCGGAAAGCCTCGGCATTCCCTATCTGACGGTGGCCAAGGCGGCCGTCATTCCGGCTATCCTGTATTTTTCCGGCATCTTCATCATGGTTCATCTTGAGGCGAAGAAGCTCGGGCTGAAGGGAATGAGCAAGGATCAGATTCCCCGCTTCCTCCCGCTCTTTCTCGCCAAGGGTTACCTGATGCTTCCACTGGGCGTCATCATCTACTTTTTGATCGAGGGCAAAACCGCGACCTTCTCCGCGCTCATGGGGATTCTAGCCTGCGCGATTCTGGGCGTCGCCGCTTCGGTGATCGATATCATCCGGGGCGATCAGCCCAGAATGAACGTGAAAGACTTCGTCGAGATCATGATCACCGCGGCGCGCAACATTATCGGAGTGGCCGTCGCGTGCGGCATGGCCGGAATCATCATCGGCATCGTAACGCTTACCGGAATCGGCCTCAAGCTCGGAGCCGGCCTCATCGCGGTTTCGCACGGCATTCCGATCATTACGCTCTTTTTGACGATGGTTTCTTCGATCGTGCTCGGCATGGGCGCGCCGACGACCGCGAACTATCTGATCACTTCTACCATTACCGCCGGCGCCATAGTCGGCCTCGGCTTCGAGCCGCTGGCGGCGCATATGTTCGCGTTCTATTTCGGCATTATCGCCGACATCACCCCTCCGGTCGCCCTCGCGGCCATAGCCGGCTCCGCCATCGCGAAATCGAAGCCGATGGCCACCGCCGTTCAGGCGACTAAGCTCGCGATCGCGGCCTTTATCATCCCGTACATGTTCGTGTTCAATCCCGAAATGCTTCTTATAAATACCACGATGTCGAACGTGATTCTCATTATCGGCACCTCACTGATCGGCATGTTCGGCGTGGGAGCCGGTTTGGAAGGCTACATCAGGCGGCCGTGCCGCGTCTGGGAGCGCTTTTTCCTCGTGGGAGCGGGTCTTCTTTTGATAATGCCCGGCCTTACGACCGATATCATCGGTTTCGCTGTCATCGCTTTGATGGTCGGCCTTCAGTACGTACCCGCCCTGGACCCTGCGAAGCGCGCGCGACATGTCTGA